Proteins encoded within one genomic window of Eleutherodactylus coqui strain aEleCoq1 chromosome 1, aEleCoq1.hap1, whole genome shotgun sequence:
- the CKAP2 gene encoding cytoskeleton-associated protein 2 — protein sequence MSGAKVQPLPQSRSLQPDQREERRRRPEVLVAKKAVAQKPRAADRPPDIRFPLMERSNRALQRKPKEMKPSEKKMVESVNKENIRPAVNKDDKSGTFSQTFLKTRTLKEKQTKDEKVKLEATKEKPKPPTKPVFGAYRGIIVQSKINSIWKNSESKNQSEQNKTLQKRDVKRPQTSASLPVKTAVKPSNDAKPKRPVIPSAPSQIRPSTTLAKSKAEPVTVQRITKVRQQRAVQQKAQAVKPPLKNVTVKNNPVTQSKTNPVETLADPRKNKPAPQPPTARKFPKAKESAEERKARLAEWRQSKGKVTKRPPMAVVKPVTSNVQKEEPVEQKEETRQLYWAAMAEEDEQEWFTLKVHQIFRDCKKLIEEGCPKVEVLSILEKQIETAPEVTKLSAYWECRACLERRDGQLYKVIAVCEEAVSAGVQPLEELRAILADALQQLKPDPEEKDEDLESAALSTEVVDEPAEAAVQGKRGGKSRAVTSQPKSPSSPGKLPGSESTPVNEDAVSSVIRFNVRSTPQLERIKKLQMNEGDSSIKSYKFLTPVRRSSRLERKTHRLPDMLKDHDPCVSGIDELGNLEDTEDCAHAYIFRKNSALNDITAKSAAKK from the exons ATGAGTGGGGCGAAAGTACAGCCGCTACCGCAGAGCCGGAGTCTGCAGCCCGACCAgcgag AGGAAagaaggagaagaccggaggtTCTTGTAGCCAAGAAAGCCGTCGCTCAGAAGCCGCGCGCCGCCGACCGGCCGCCTGATATCAG GTTTCCATTAATGGAACGGTCCAACAGGGCTCTTCAGAGGAAGCCGAAAGAAATGAAGCCCTCGGAGAAGAAAATG GTTGAATCTGTAAATAAAGAGAATATTCGCCCAGCTGTAAACAAAGACGATAAAAGTGGAACTTTTAGCCAGACTTTCCTGAAAACACGAACTCTCAAGGAGAAGCAAACAAAAGATGAGAAAGTAAAGCTGGAAGCTACAAAAGAAAAGCCCAAACCACCAACTAAGCCGGTCTTTGGTGCTTATCGGGGGATAATAGTCCAGTCGAAAATTAATTCCATCTGGAAGAACTCTGAAAGCAAAAATCAGTCCGAGCAAAACAAGACCCTGCAAAAACGTGACGTAAAGAGGCCACAAACGTCTGCGTCTCTGCCTGTGAAGACCGCCGTAAAACCGTCAAATGACGCTAAACCAAAGCGGCCCGTGATTCCATCAGCCCCATCACAGATAAGACCATCCACTACTCTGGCCAAGAGCAAGGCGGAGCCGGTGACTGTGCAGAGAATCACAAAGGTTCGCCAACAGAGGGCCGTACAGCAGAAAGCACAAGCGGTTAAACCGCCATTAAAAAACGTAACCGTGAAGAATAACCCAGTGACGCAGAGTAAAACTAATCCTGTGGAAACCCTGGCAGACCCTCGGAAGAACAAGCCTGCTCCTCAGCCGCCAACAGCTAGAAAGTTCCCAAAAGCCAAAGAGTCAGCTGAAGAACGGAA GGCACGTTTGGCAGAATGGAGACAATCTAAAGGCAAAGTCACAAAGAGGCCTCCAATGGCTGTCGTCAAACCTGTCACATCCAACGTGCAGAAAGAGGAGCCAGTGGAACAAAAAGAAGAAACTCGCCAGTTGTACTGGGCCGCCATGGCTGAAGAGGATGAGCAGGAGTGGTTTACTCTAAAAGTCCATCAGATCTTCAGAGATTGCAAGAAGCTCATAGAGGAG GGTTGTCCAAAGGTAGAAGTTCTGTCAATACTTGAGAAGCAGATTGAAACTGCCCCAGAGGTCACGAAGCTTTCTGCATACTGGGAATGCCGTGCGTGTCTGGAGAGACGGGATGGGCAGCTGTACAAAGTGATTGCCGTCTGTGAGGAGGCCGTGTCTGCTGGTGTGCAG CCTCTGGAGGAGCTCCGAGCCATTCTTGCAGatgctttgcagcagctgaaGCCAGATCCTG AAGAAAAAGATGAAGATCTGGAAAGCGCGGCGCTCAGTACTGAAGTGGTGGATGAGCCTGCAGAAGCGGCTGTACAGGGGAAGAGAGGAGGTAAAAGTAGAGCAGTGACAAGTCAACCAAAGAGCCCGTCCTCGCCCGGCAAGCTGCCCGGGTCGGAGTCTACCCCAGTAAATGAAGACGCTGTGTCATCCGTCATAAGATTCAACGTTCGCTCGACGCCACAGTTGGAAAG AATAAAGAAACTACAGATGAACGAAGGAGATTCCAGCATCAAGAGCTATAAATTTCTTACCCCTGTGAGACGCTCAAGCCGCCTGGAACGCAAAACTCACAGATTACCGGACATGCTGAAGGACCACGATCCCTGTGTTTCTGGTATTGATGAATTGGGAAACCTGGAAGACACGGAGGACTGTGCCCATGCCTACATCTTCCGAAAAAACAGTGCACTTAATGACATTACTGCAAAAAGTGCAGCCAAAAAATGA